The window GGTCCTGTCGTCACATTCCCGTCTGCCCCGCGGCGTCCGGCACGCACGCTCGCGGCGTTGCCGGAGAGTCCAAGTAGCTCCGCTACGAGGGCTCTCCGGCGCCTTGCGATCGCACGCACCGGACGCCGCGGGGCCCGCCCTCCGGGCGGACGACGGGAATGTGACGACAGGACCGCGGCCGGGCGCCGTACGATCAGGGTCGTGGCTGGTCGTGGGCGTGCGCCGAGGTGGGTCGTGGGGCTGTTGTTGGCCGCTCTCACCGCGTCGGCCGGCTGCGGCGGCGGCTCCGGGAACGACAGCGCCTCCGGTGACGTCCAGCGCGTGCTCGACACCCGGGCGGCGGCGGTACGCGACGGCAGCGAGCGGGAGTTCGTGGCGACGCAGGCACCGGCCGATCTCGTCGCCGGGGAACGGGCCGCCGCGCGCACCGAGTTCAGGAACCTGCGGGCGGTCCCACTCGCCGACTGGGCGTACCGCGTGACCGGCCTCCGTCGCTCCGGCGACCGTGCCACGGCCGACGCGGAGCTCCGCTACCGCATAGAGGGCTACGACAAGGCCCCCATCGTCACCGCCCGCACGCTGAGCCTCGCACGGGCCGACGGGCGCTGGTACGTGACCGACGACCGGCCCGCCAAGGACTCCAGCCAGCAGCTGTGGGAGCAGGGGGCCGTCCTGGCCGTACGCGGCGAGCACAGCCTCGTCCTGGGCGTCGGTCGCCCGCGCGACGCGCTGCGCCACTACGCGGAACTGGCCGACCGGGCGGTGCCCGCGGTGCGGGAGGCGTGGGGCGAGGACTGGTCGCGGCGGGTCGTCGTCCTCGTACCGAAGTCGCTGGACGGGATGGCGGGGCTGCTCGGGGCGCCCGCGTCCGGGTACCGGGGGATCGCCGCGGTCACCACGGGCGAGGCGGGCGGATCCGCGAAGGCGCCCGCCGACCGGATCATCGTCAACCCGGACGCGTACGGGGTGCTCGGCGCCTTCGGGCGGCAGGTCGTCCTCACGCACGAGACGACCCATGTCGCGACCCGCGCGTCGACCTCGGCGGCCACCCCGCTGTGGCTCTCCGAGGGGTACGCGGACTGGGTCGGCTACCGCGGCACCGGGCGCACCGCGCCACAGGCCGCGCCGGAGCTGGCGCGGGCGGTGGCCGAGGGCCGGGTGCCCACCGCGCTGCCTGGCGACGGGGACTTCGGCTTCGGCGGGGACGCGGGGGCGCTGGCACGGGCCTACGAGGGCGGGTGGCTGGCCTGCCGGTTGATCGCCGAGCGGTGGGGCGAGGTACGGCTGGGGGAGTTCTACCGGGCCGTGGGGGAGCACGAGAAGAGGGCGGGAGCGGTGGAGGCGGGGATGAAGGAGGTTCTGGGTACGTCGCTGGAGGAGTTCACGGGGTTGTGGCGGGCGTATGTGCGGGACCGGCTGGGCTGAGGGCCCTGGTGGCGCCCCGCCGGCCGATCAGCTCTCCAGTTGGGTGATCGCCTCTGCGAGCCATGCCCGTTCCGCCTCGCCCGTTGCCCGGGCCACCCGGAGCATGCCCTGGCGGAAGAGGTCGGCCGTCTCTTCCGCCCGTACCGGCCGCTCGTCCCGGTAGAAGAAGCTCGTCGGAGTGTCGAGGAAGTCCAGGCGCCTTCGGAGTACCGCCGCCTGCTCGTGGCGGTCGGGGAGATGCCGAAGGAACGCGAGCAGCGTGTTGAAGCGGACCTGGTCGGTGATCTCGACGTCCTTGGGGTGGCGCAGGCGTTCCAGGAGGGTCTCGCGGCCCTGCCCGGTCAGGGACAGGATGCGGCGCGGGGCGGCGCTCGACCCCGGCTCGGTGTGCTGGTCCAGCAGGCCCGCCGTGACCAGGCGGGTGATCGCGGGGTAGAGCGCGCCGTCGCTGACCGGCCGGACATGGCCGCTGAGCGCCTTGATGCGCTCCTTCAACTCGTATCCGTGCAGCGGCTCTTCGGAGAGAAAGCCCAGGATCGACAGCTCCAGCACTGGCGGCTGCTCCTTCGCTCGTGTGTCCTTGCGCGCCTCGTACCAGGCATGCTACCTCTTATCGAGCTACCTCTAAACGAGGTAGCTCGGATCGAGGGGGGTTCGGTGAACGACCACCGCAGGCAGCTGATATCGCTCGCTCATCCCGTGTACTTCTCCCTGCTGGCGAGCGTCACCGCCGGAATCATCAACACCGTCTGGGTCTCCCGGCTCGGCCCCGATGCCGTCGCGGCCGTCGCGGTCGCCACCAACGCCGAGAACGTGCTGCTCGGCGTCGCCCTGGTCTTCGCCTCCGGCACGACCGTCCTGGTAGCGCACGCAAGAGGTGCCCGGGACCCGGGCGCGCTACGGGCCGCCGTGCGAGGCGGCTGGGCCCTGTTCGCCCTGGTCACACCGGTCGTCGCGGTCGGTGGCCGGCTCCTGCGGGAACCGCTCGCGCGGCTCGTGCTCGGTGGCGACGACGGGGCCGCGCTCGCCCTCGCCGTCGGCTACTTCGCGATCTCCCTGCCGGGCATCGCCGTCTTCTTCGCGCAGAACCTCGTCGACGGCATCCTCAAGGGCGCGGGCGACACCAGGACCCCGATGCGGCTCGCCCTGCTCGCCAACGGGCTGATCCTGGTCCTCGACCCGCTGCTCATCCACTCGTACGGCGTCCGCGGCGCCGCCGCCTCCACGGTCCTGTGCCGTGGTGCGGCCCTCGCGGTGGGTCTGTGGGCGCTGCGCCGCAACAGCGTGCTCCGGGCGGCCGCGTCGGCCCGCCCCGCCGAGGCCACCGGGTCCGCGCTGCGCCGGACGCTCAGGACCGGCCTGCCCATGTCCGCCGACTTCACCGTGCGCCAGACCGGCGCACTCGTCCTCGTCGCGGTGGTGGCCCGGCTCGGCGTGAGCGCCGTGGCCGCGTACGCGATCGCGTACAAGGTCATGTACGTCGCCACGATGGCCTTCTACGCCGTGCGGCAGGCCGCCGCCATCCACACCGCGCACACCCGGGGGGAGGGGCGGGAGGAGCGGCGGGCCATCGGGCGGCAGGCCGTGCTGGTGTCCGGGGTGCTGGGTCTGGTGTCCGGGGTTCTGCTGCTCGCCCTCGCGCCCTGGATCATGCGGGCCTTCGGCGCCGGGCCCGATGTGGCGCACCAGGGGGTGCTGTTCCTGCGCTGTGCCGGGCCGTATCTGCTGCTGATGGCCTGCTGCATCGCGCTGGGCGGGGTGTTCGAGGGCGGCGGAGGCGCACCCGTGCTGCTGCGGGTGACGGCACTCGGCACGGCGGTTCAACTGGCGCTCGCGTACGCCTTGTCGGGGCTCGGTCTGCCCGGGATCTGTCTCGCGATGGCGCTCGCCATGGCCGTGCAGTGCGCGGTGCTCCTGCCGTGCCTGCGCCGTCAGGAGTTCAGCGGCTCCTGGGTGCGGGCCGTCTGAGCGGGCAGCTCGGCCCGGGTCGCGTACGACACCGTGTCGCGCCAGAGGAGGGTGCAGGCGGTGACGGACGCGGCGACCAGCAGGCCGTTGCGGATCACCAGCAGGGTGATGCCGAGGCTGTCACTGCCGACGACGTTCGCGAAATAGACGGGGAACTCCAGGACCGTGAAGAAGCACGCCGTCAGGACCATCCCGGCAGGCAGCCCCATCCGGCTGCCGCGGAAGGCCAGGCACACGGCGGCCAGACCGACCAGCCACACCATGTACTGCGGGCTGATCACCCGGCTGGTCGTCGTGAACAGGAGCACCGCCACGAAGGCGGCGTCCGCGAGCGTGTGCGCCAGGAAGCGTGTCGCCAGCAGCCGCCACATCAGCAGCCAGCCGAACGCGAGCCCCGTCAGCAGCAGGGCCGCCGTGCTCACCAGGGCCACATGCGGGCCGAGGAACTCCACCGAGCCGTAGTTGAGCAGGACCTGGCCCTCCCAGCCGTGGTGCCGGGCGATATGGAAGACCAGGGAACCGAGTGACTCGACCTCGGTCCCACGGTCGCGCTGGAAGGTCATGAACGCGAACGCGCCGGGCATCGACACCGCGAACAGCAGTGCCAGCCCCGCGGCCGTCGCCGCCGCCGAGCCCCACGCCTTCCGCTTCGCCGTGCCCACGAGCAGCAGCGCCGGCCACACCTTCAGCATCGCGCCGAACGCGACGAGCACGCCCATCACGCGCGGATGCCGGGCGCCCACGAGGATCGCGGCCACGACGACGGCCGTCACCATCACGTCGTACCGCGAGTAGACCGTCGGCCCGAGCAGCGGTACGCCCACCACCCACACCCAGGCGCCGCGCAGCGACTTGCCCGGGCGCCGGCCCGCGTACAGGAGCAGGGCGAAGGCGACCAGGTCGGCGAGGAAGGCGAGGACGAAGAACGCCGAGGTGTACTCGAGGAAGGGCAGCAGCGCGGGGGAGAGGATCGCGAGGGCCGCGGCCGGCGGGTACTGCCAGGTCACGTCGTCCAGCGGGAAGGTGCCGGTGCGCAGGATCTCGTACCAGCCCTGGTAGATCACCGAGACGTCGCTGGTGACATCGGGGCCGGGGAAGATCCACACCTTGAAGACGAAGAGCAACAGCATCAGCCTGGTCAGGCCCCAGGCCCCCACCAGCGGATACGGGAACCTCGCCCCCCTTGCTCCCGTCATGCCCACCTGTCCTCTTCCGTACGGATCCTGTGTGCGGCCATGATTCCCCGCGCGCCTGTGCGAGAGCCATGAAGCGCGGCCGTGCGGAGCTGCCGGGTGCGGGTTCGGTACGTCCGTGCTTTCGGTACTGTCGACGGCGATGCACAAGACCCTGATCGTGACCAACGACTTCCCGCCGAGGCCGGGCGGCATCCAGGCCTTCCTGCACAACATGGCGTTGCGCCTGGACCCCGAGCGGCTCGTCGTCTACGCCTCCACGTGGAAGCGGGGCCGGGAGGGAGCCGAGGCGACGGCCGCCTTCGACGCCGAACAGCCCTTCGTCATCGTACGCGACCGAACAACCATGCTGCTGCCCACTCCGAGGGTCTCCCGGCGGGCCGTGGGGCTGCTCCGGGACCACGGCTGCACGTCGGTGTGGTTCGGTGCCGCGGCACCGCTCGGGCTGCTGGCGCCCGCGCTGAGGAAGGCCGGCGCCGAGCGCCTCGTGGCCACGACGCACGGTCATGAGGCGGGGTGGGCGCAACTGCCCGGCTCGCGCGAACTGCTGCGCAGGATCGGCGAGTCGACGGACACGATCACGTATCTCGGCGAGTACACCCGCTCGCGGAT is drawn from Streptomyces liliifuscus and contains these coding sequences:
- a CDS encoding PadR family transcriptional regulator yields the protein MLELSILGFLSEEPLHGYELKERIKALSGHVRPVSDGALYPAITRLVTAGLLDQHTEPGSSAAPRRILSLTGQGRETLLERLRHPKDVEITDQVRFNTLLAFLRHLPDRHEQAAVLRRRLDFLDTPTSFFYRDERPVRAEETADLFRQGMLRVARATGEAERAWLAEAITQLES
- a CDS encoding MATE family efflux transporter, whose amino-acid sequence is MNDHRRQLISLAHPVYFSLLASVTAGIINTVWVSRLGPDAVAAVAVATNAENVLLGVALVFASGTTVLVAHARGARDPGALRAAVRGGWALFALVTPVVAVGGRLLREPLARLVLGGDDGAALALAVGYFAISLPGIAVFFAQNLVDGILKGAGDTRTPMRLALLANGLILVLDPLLIHSYGVRGAAASTVLCRGAALAVGLWALRRNSVLRAAASARPAEATGSALRRTLRTGLPMSADFTVRQTGALVLVAVVARLGVSAVAAYAIAYKVMYVATMAFYAVRQAAAIHTAHTRGEGREERRAIGRQAVLVSGVLGLVSGVLLLALAPWIMRAFGAGPDVAHQGVLFLRCAGPYLLLMACCIALGGVFEGGGGAPVLLRVTALGTAVQLALAYALSGLGLPGICLAMALAMAVQCAVLLPCLRRQEFSGSWVRAV
- a CDS encoding glycosyltransferase family 87 protein, translated to MTGARGARFPYPLVGAWGLTRLMLLLFVFKVWIFPGPDVTSDVSVIYQGWYEILRTGTFPLDDVTWQYPPAAALAILSPALLPFLEYTSAFFVLAFLADLVAFALLLYAGRRPGKSLRGAWVWVVGVPLLGPTVYSRYDVMVTAVVVAAILVGARHPRVMGVLVAFGAMLKVWPALLLVGTAKRKAWGSAAATAAGLALLFAVSMPGAFAFMTFQRDRGTEVESLGSLVFHIARHHGWEGQVLLNYGSVEFLGPHVALVSTAALLLTGLAFGWLLMWRLLATRFLAHTLADAAFVAVLLFTTTSRVISPQYMVWLVGLAAVCLAFRGSRMGLPAGMVLTACFFTVLEFPVYFANVVGSDSLGITLLVIRNGLLVAASVTACTLLWRDTVSYATRAELPAQTARTQEPLNS